From a single Phalacrocorax aristotelis chromosome 1, bGulAri2.1, whole genome shotgun sequence genomic region:
- the PRICKLE1 gene encoding prickle-like protein 1: MEPKANNLVFGCQRSSTSDDDSGCALEEYAWVPPGLRPEQVQLYFACLPEEKVPYVNSPGEKHRIKQLLYQLPPHDNEVRYCQSLSEEEKKELQMFSSQRKKEALGRGTIKLLSRAVMHAVCEQCGTKVNGGEVAVFASRAGPGVCWHPSCFVCFTCNELLVDLIYFYQDGKIHCGRHHAELLKPRCSACDEIIFADECTEAEGRHWHMKHFCCLECETILGGQRYIMKDGRPFCCNCFESLYAEYCETCGEHIGVDHAQMTYDGQHWHATETCFSCAQCKTSLLGCPFLPKQGQIYCSKTCSLGEDVHASDSSDSAFQSARSRDSRRSVRMGKSSRSADQCRQSLLLSPALNYKFPGLSGNADDTLSRKLDDLSLSREEARFVNEDFWKGRVEQEMPEDPEEWAEHEDYMTQLLLKFGDKSLFQQPAEVDIRSSEHWISDSMVKSKLDLKKNNPSLASKKYQSDMYWAQSQDGLGDSAYGSHPGPASSRKIQELDMEHGASGYKHDQTPWYGGSLECLSDLKQQEQSVRDSMDSLALSNITGASMDGEGKPRPSLYSLQTFQELEVEDCEKMSNMGTLNSSMLHRSTESLKSLSSELCQEKVLPEEKPVHMPVLRRSKSQSRPQQVKFSDDVIDNGSYENVEIRQPPMSERTRRRVYHFEERGNRPSHHRRRSRKSRSDNALNLATERRCSPRERFRYYSPQDHEKFIQNRSSREIRAYIQNAELYGQYAHTRSDYALRNQVVDKFFGLYGEEDDSWCSTSSSSSDSEEEGYFLGQPIPQPRSLRYPYYTDDLSGPTTALSSSQFGQRTTKSKKKRGHKGKNCIIS; encoded by the exons GTCCAGCTGTATTTTGCCTGCTTGCCCGAGGAGAAGGTCCCTTACGTTAACAGCCCTGGAGAGAAACACCGAATTAAACAACTTCTCTATCAGCTGCCACCCCACGATAATGAG GTGAGATACTGCCAGTCTTtaagtgaagaagaaaagaaggaactgCAGATGTTCAGTTCTCAGCGCAAAAAGGAGGCACTCGGCCGAGGCACTATTAAACTACTCTCAAGAGCAGTGATGCATGCGGTTTGTGAACAG TGTGGTACAAAAGTGAATGGTGGCGAAGTTGCAGTTTTTGCCTCGAGAGCTGGGCCTGGCGTGTGCTGGCATCCGTCATGTTTTGTGTGCTTCACGTGTAATGAGCTGCTCGTTGACCTTATCTACTTCTACCAAGATGGAAAAATTCACTGTGGCAGACACCACGCTGAACTTCTCAAACCTCGATGTTCAGCTTGTGATGAG ATCATTTTTGCTGATGAGTGCACAGAAGCTGAAGGTCGCCACTGGCACATGAAGCACTTTTGTTGCCTTGAGTGTGAAACAATCCTGGGTGGTCAGAGATACATCATGAAGGATGGGCGACCATTCTGCTGTAACTGTTTTGAATCGCTCTATGCAGAATACTGTGAGACCTGTGGGGAACACATTG gTGTTGACCATGCTCAGATGACCTATGATGGACAGCACTGGCATGCCACAGAGACTTGCTTTTCTTGTGCTCAGTGCAAGACCTCTTTGCTTGGCTGCCCTTTCCTTCCAAAGCAAGGGCAGATTTACTGTTCAAAAACCTGCAGCTTGGGAGAGGATGTTCATGCCTCCGACTCTTCTGATTCTGCATTTCAGTCTGCTCGATCTAGAGATTCCAGGAGGAGCGTCCGCATGGGAAAAAGCAGCCGGTCAGCTGACCAGTGCCGCCAGTCTCTCCTCCTGTCACCGGCCCTCAATTACAAATTTCCTGGCCTTTCAGGCAATGCTGATGATACTCTTTCTCGTAAGCTGGATGATTTAAGCCTTTCAAGGGAGGAGGCAAGGTTTGTTAATGAAGACTTCTGGAAAGGAAGAGTAGAGCAAGAAATGCCTGAAGACCCTGAAGAATGGGCTGAACACGAAGACTACATGACTCAACTTCTTCTGAAGTTTGGTGATAAAAGCCTCTTCCAGCAGCCTGCTGAAGTAGACATTAGATCAAGTGAACACTGGATTTCTGATAGCATGGTCAAGAGCAAGTtggacttgaaaaaaaataatccaagccTAGCAAGTAAGAAGTATCAGTCAGACATGTACTGGGCCCAGTCGCAAGATGGCTTGGGTGACTCTGCCTATGGCAGCCACCctggccctgccagcagcaggaagatCCAGGAGCTAGACATGGAACACGGGGCGTCAGGATACAAACATGACCAAACACCGTGGTATGGAGGTTCACTTGAATGTTTGTCTGACCTGAAACAGCAAGAACAAAGTGTTCGAGACTCAATGGATTCTTTGGCTTTGTCTAACATAACAG GTGCTTCAATGGATGGAGAAGGCAAGCCACGGCCATCTCTCTATTCTTTGCAAACTTTCCAAGAACTGGAGGTAGAGGACTGTGAGAAGATGAGCAACATGGGAACTCTGAATTCTTCAATGCTCCACCGGAGCACAGAGTCCTTGAAGAGTCTGAGCTCAGAGTTGTGTCAGGAAAAGGTCTTACCAGAGGAAAAGCCAGTGCATATGCCTGTACTGAGAAGATCTAAATCCCAGTCTAGACCACAGCAAGTGAAGTTTTCAGATGATGTTATTGATAATGGAAGTTATGAGAATGTTGAAATACGTCAGCCTCCAATGAGTGAAAGGACTCGTAGGCGTGTTTACCATTTTGAAGAGCGTGGAAATCGTCCTTCTCATCATCGTAGAAGAAGTAGGAAGTCTCGTTCAGATAATGCACTTAACTTGGCCACAGAAAGAAGATGCTCTCCAAGAGAGAGGTTTCGTTATTACTCCCCTCAGGATCATGAAAAATTCATTCAGAACAGAAGCTCACGCGAGATTCGGGCATATATTCAAAATGCGGAGCTGTATGGACAGTATGCCCATACTAGGTCTGATTATGCACTGCGGAATCAGGTGGTTGATAAATTTTTTGGATTGTATGGTGAGGAAGATGACTCCTGGTGTTCAACTTCATCCTCATCATCTGATTCTGAAGAGGAAGGATATTTTCTAGGACAGCCAATTCCACAGCCACGATCACTGAGATATCCGTACTACACAGATGACCTTTCTGGTCCAACTACTGCATTATCTAGTTCTCAGTTTGGACAAAGGACAACCAAATCAAAGAAGAAGAGGggacacaaaggaaaaaattgcatcatttcttaa